The Anabas testudineus chromosome 15, fAnaTes1.2, whole genome shotgun sequence DNA segment GTGAGTCAGTAGTGTTACATGTTGTTCCTGTTAAATCAGCTCCTCTGTTGTAGTCTGTGTCGTTTTCACCTTGTGTCCTACttattaaatgtgtctgtgagaacactgtgtctgtgcatcATGTTGTCTGACTGTTGTCTGTTGTCCTTACTCGGTCTTTGGCGTTGACATCTGCTCCACAGTGAATGAGATGCTCAGCACTGTCACAGTGTCCTGTCCTCACAGCGACGTGCAGGGGAGTGCTGTGCAGCTGAGGGGACgagaggatttcagttttctgaaTCAATGCAAGACAAACGTCCTCCACTGTGTGGACATGCAGGATTCCTAAATCACCACCAGATGGTGCCAACGTCCCACATCTCCACACTCTGTTCTCCAGGGAATAAGAACTCTAAGCAGCTTTAGGTCTATTTGTCTGACAGCAGAGGTGATCTACTCTAATCCCTCATCCAAGTTCAGTGGACCAACCTTGTCTCTGGAGGTGATCTTGGCTCCCTGGtcgaggaggagctggagagctGGCAGACTGCCTCCTCTGCAGGCCCAGTGGACTGCTGTGGCCTcaagctgaaacacaaacacacacactgaattgtGAGGCTGATGCTGTGTTAAagtcagaaagaaaaacagggtGGAGTGCTTAAACCTTACCTTGTCTTTTTTCTCAATATCAGCTCCAGCCTCCAGGAGTCTTTTCATGACCTCCACGTGACCTTTGAATGAGGCTTTGTGCAGAGCTGTTCTCTGGAACTGATATAATAGAAAATGGTTTATAGGTGAAAGTATGATCACATGTTATTATGTCTTTTATAGGATTTAACGAGACAGATTACTCACGTGGTCGGCTACGTTGGGGTCTCCTCCATCACTGAGGTACTTGTCCACCACAGGCAGTTTGTTCTCCATGGCTGCTGTCAGAAACAGATGCTCGTCCACTGTCTCTGGCTGGAGAGTTTATGCAAAAGCATGAggtcagttttcatttaaacagaacaaatccTCTACATGTGTGACACCTCGTATCTCTTCAAGCTGAGACATACTTTCTAAGTATTTTAGTTTCTCAATGCTCAAGATCAAAAGTAATTTAATGCTTTTTATGAAGCCATTTACACccagtttaaatgttttcactttaaaatgacCGGTGTGGAaaaaatcattcattcattaaaaagttaaagGAACTGGAAAGTTCAACTTTTGTATGTGGATTTAGGACAATAAGATGTCCAGTgtcaaagaagagaaatgaggaaTATACTCTTACTGCAGTCTCGGGCTCTGGCTGTTCTTTCTTGTGAGCAGGagccttcctctccctcctcctcttcctcagctgCAGGATGTTGAACAGGTCGTCCACTGTCTCCAACTTCAGCCTGCCGCTTCTGTCCATCTGACAGGGCGGAGAGAAGACAAACAACttcaacaacaactacaactaaaACGAGAATCTTCAGTTTCTACTTAAACACTGAGAGCCGGAGAGAGGACTTTCTAAGGAAAGATATCAACAATATTGTAACTATATAACATGTAAAGTGTATTTGAATTGCTCATCCATTAAATGCTGagtaaaaaacaattttttacATAAGTAAAGTGacttagaaatagaaaaacCTACTgaagttaaatattatttttccaGCATGAGGCgggaaaatgcacaaaacacattACAGCTGCTCTTGGTCCTTACTGATCTAATGATCACTAAACCTCACATGAAATATGGGTTGTATGAAAACAAAGTcatgaaaaacactgttatGTTACTACTATGAATGTGGAgcttatctttttttattacaagTAAACTTTCAATACAACACATAGAACAATCATAACAAGATTTAAAGTCAGGACTGAGGTGTCGGAGCTCCAGACGCCTCCAGGCAGCAGCACAGGCCCAGAGAAGAGCTCGAAGACAGCAGCTTTGACTTTTAATGACTAACCTCAACCTGGTCCTACTGTGGAACCACCATCATCTGTGTATTCTTACATTGAGAGCGGCCACGCTGACTTCCTCCTGCTCGCTGCCACTGTCGCTCTCCTCTGACAGTCCTCCACCCACCGGCTCCGTGTGCGACCGGTGGTCATCGCGCTTCTCTTGACCGACAGCCGCCTCGTACATGCCCCCATGGAAGTCATCTGTCTCTTTGCCCTCTGACCTCTTGCTGGTCACCTGAAGGGACGGAGAAATGAACATGTTGTTCACTCTGAGCTGTgattattaatgtgttttactgatgtgACTGATTCTTTGGCTCCTTCTCTGTGATTTTATAAAAGCCTGTTAGAAAAGTGACGGCTATTATAAAAACGTCCCTTGTAACTTCCTGTAAATGGAAATCTTGGCAGTTTTGTAGGAAAAACCCAATAATATGTCGTACAGAGATTGGAAATGCAGCCAAAATGAGTTTGGGAGACTATAACTGTTGACAGACTCCCACACAGTGAATCTACTCTCAGCAGGagagcttttgttttgtgttggttCACAGTTAATCACACGAGCGGCTCTCAGCCTTCAGCCACTGCAGAGCCAAGTCCTACTGTTAACAGAGGAATGTAAACACGCCGCAGCTTCAACACATTAACGCACACTTCAACAACTGTTTAGATG contains these protein-coding regions:
- the ankrd1a gene encoding ankyrin repeat domain-containing protein 1 → MGLHSVEELVTSKRSEGKETDDFHGGMYEAAVGQEKRDDHRSHTEPVGGGLSEESDSGSEQEEVSVAALNMDRSGRLKLETVDDLFNILQLRKRRRERKAPAHKKEQPEPETAPETVDEHLFLTAAMENKLPVVDKYLSDGGDPNVADHFQRTALHKASFKGHVEVMKRLLEAGADIEKKDKLEATAVHWACRGGSLPALQLLLDQGAKITSRDKLHSTPLHVAVRTGHCDSAEHLIHCGADVNAKDRDGDTPMHDAVRINRFKMIKLLMMYGASLNTKNCDGKTPLETLYSWQNGAKSLLCNFSDEKSNQ